The following proteins come from a genomic window of Pseudomonas sp. J452:
- the aguB gene encoding N-carbamoylputrescine amidase, whose amino-acid sequence MSMLKVATTQFACSWNLDDNLDQAERLVRQAAAQGAQLILLQELFATPYFCIEQNHKHLALAEEYGQSRVLKRFAALAKELGVVLPLSWFEKAGNAYFNSLSVADADGRLLGVYRKTHIPNAIGYQEKEYFSPGDTGFRVWDTAFGRIGVAICWDQWFPETARCLALQGAEVLLFPTAIGSEPGAAALDSRDHWQLTQRGHAAANIIPVVAANRIGREMATSDPELQMSFYGSSFITDHKGKLLAEADRDSSGVLVRELDLATMREERLTWGIYRDRRPEMYGPLLGLDGRHTHLHWNDRGVRL is encoded by the coding sequence ATGAGCATGCTCAAGGTCGCCACCACCCAGTTCGCCTGTAGCTGGAACCTCGACGACAACCTCGACCAGGCCGAGCGTCTGGTGCGCCAGGCTGCGGCCCAGGGTGCCCAACTGATTCTGTTGCAGGAGCTGTTCGCCACCCCGTATTTCTGCATCGAGCAGAACCATAAACACCTGGCGTTGGCCGAGGAGTACGGCCAGAGCCGCGTACTCAAGCGCTTCGCCGCCCTGGCCAAGGAATTGGGCGTAGTGCTGCCGCTGAGCTGGTTCGAGAAGGCCGGCAACGCCTACTTCAACTCGCTGAGCGTGGCCGATGCCGATGGCCGCCTGCTTGGGGTGTACCGCAAGACCCATATCCCCAACGCAATCGGCTACCAGGAGAAGGAATACTTCAGCCCCGGCGACACGGGCTTCCGCGTCTGGGATACCGCCTTCGGCCGCATCGGCGTGGCCATCTGCTGGGACCAGTGGTTCCCGGAAACCGCCCGCTGCCTGGCCCTGCAGGGCGCCGAGGTGCTGTTGTTCCCCACCGCCATCGGCTCCGAGCCGGGCGCCGCGGCGCTGGACTCGCGTGACCACTGGCAGCTCACCCAGCGCGGTCACGCCGCCGCTAACATCATCCCGGTGGTGGCCGCCAACCGTATCGGCCGCGAAATGGCGACCAGCGATCCGGAGTTGCAGATGAGCTTCTACGGCTCGTCCTTCATCACCGACCACAAGGGCAAGCTGCTCGCCGAGGCCGACCGTGACAGCAGCGGCGTGCTGGTGCGCGAGCTGGACCTGGCCACCATGCGTGAGGAACGCCTGACGTGGGGCATCTACCGCGACCGCCGTCCGGAAATGTACGGCCCGCTGCTGGGCCTGGACGGTCGGCACACCCATCTGCACTGGAATGATCGAGGAGTTCGGCTATGA
- a CDS encoding agmatine/peptidylarginine deiminase gives MQHNAVAENAWFMPAEWAPHAATWMVWPHNQPLWEAGWGVTLAEVQVDFARVANAIARFEPVKMVVDPSAVFRARELCGANIELIELPVNDSWCRDSGPSFVCHPKLGVAGVSWRFNAWGGKSTHDLDEGLARRVLNGLGLECFGTPLSNEGGAIHVDGDGTLITTESVLLNPNRNPGMNKAEMEEIFARLLGVKKTIWLPGDPQYVTGDMTDGHVDGVCAFAHPGALLVDATRDQSSVYAEVVRENRRALELATDARGRQFEMLELFEATDAVDSEAEVFCASYTNFYICNGAIIMPAYGIAADQEAAATLRMAFPGREVVPVQINSLAHGGGGVHCITQQQPAWPVWS, from the coding sequence ATGCAGCATAACGCAGTCGCAGAAAACGCTTGGTTCATGCCCGCCGAATGGGCTCCGCACGCCGCTACCTGGATGGTCTGGCCGCACAATCAGCCGTTGTGGGAAGCCGGCTGGGGCGTGACCCTGGCCGAGGTGCAGGTCGACTTCGCCCGCGTGGCCAATGCCATCGCCCGCTTCGAGCCAGTGAAGATGGTGGTCGATCCCTCGGCGGTGTTCCGCGCCCGTGAACTGTGCGGGGCCAACATCGAGCTGATCGAACTGCCAGTCAACGACAGTTGGTGCCGCGACTCCGGACCGAGCTTCGTCTGCCACCCGAAACTGGGCGTGGCCGGGGTCAGCTGGCGCTTCAATGCTTGGGGCGGCAAGTCGACCCATGATCTCGACGAGGGTCTGGCCCGGCGCGTCCTTAATGGTCTGGGTCTGGAGTGCTTCGGCACGCCGCTGAGCAACGAGGGTGGCGCGATCCATGTGGATGGCGACGGCACGCTGATCACCACCGAATCGGTGCTGCTCAACCCCAACCGCAATCCGGGGATGAACAAGGCCGAGATGGAAGAAATCTTCGCTCGCCTGCTCGGGGTGAAGAAGACCATCTGGCTGCCGGGTGATCCGCAGTACGTGACCGGCGACATGACCGACGGCCACGTCGATGGTGTGTGTGCCTTCGCCCACCCTGGCGCGTTGCTGGTGGATGCCACCCGCGACCAGTCCTCGGTGTATGCCGAAGTGGTGCGCGAGAACCGCCGCGCCCTGGAGCTGGCCACCGACGCCCGCGGCCGCCAGTTCGAGATGCTCGAGCTGTTCGAGGCGACCGACGCGGTGGATAGCGAGGCCGAGGTGTTCTGCGCTTCCTACACCAACTTCTACATCTGCAATGGCGCAATCATCATGCCGGCCTACGGCATTGCTGCCGACCAGGAGGCGGCGGCGACTCTGCGCATGGCCTTCCCCGGCCGTGAAGTGGTGCCGGTGCAGATCAACAGCCTGGCTCACGGCGGCGGTGGGGTGCACTGCATTACCCAGCAACAGCCAGCCTGGCCGGTGTGGAGCTGA
- a CDS encoding serine/threonine protein kinase, translating to MLRLPILAVLLGNLLSITAVQAADIDAASYGYPLSNPFEATIASTPPALRPELPRDEDIDQADYDLKLRPEREFELPENFWPVTKLRYRMARQDGRAPLIFIIAGTGANYASGKTEDLKRLFYGAGYHVVQLSSPTSYDFMSSASRSATPGISRDDAEDLYRVMMAVRAQHPKLEVSDYHLTGYSLGGLQAAFVSELDERMRSFNFKRVLLLNPPVNLYTSVSNLDRLVQTRVEGIDSGTTYFEQVLEKLARYFEKEGRIDLNDAMLRDFLQSDEQLSNEQLAMLIGSSFRFSSADIAFTSDLINRRGLITPPQYPISDRTSLTPFFKRALQCDFDCYMAEQLIPFWRAKNEGGSLPQLIDQVSLYALEDYLKSSSKVAVMHNADDVILGPGDLGFLRRTFGERLTLYPLGGHCGNLNYRVNSDAMLEFFRG from the coding sequence ATGTTGCGCTTGCCCATCCTTGCCGTACTCCTCGGCAACCTGCTTTCCATTACTGCAGTGCAGGCTGCCGATATCGATGCCGCCAGCTACGGCTACCCCCTGAGCAACCCGTTCGAGGCGACCATCGCCAGCACGCCGCCGGCCCTGCGCCCCGAGCTGCCTCGCGATGAGGACATCGACCAGGCCGACTACGACCTCAAGCTGCGCCCCGAGCGCGAGTTCGAGTTGCCGGAAAACTTCTGGCCCGTGACCAAGCTGCGCTACCGCATGGCCCGCCAGGATGGTCGCGCCCCGCTGATCTTCATCATCGCCGGCACCGGCGCCAACTATGCCAGTGGCAAGACCGAAGACCTCAAGCGCCTGTTCTATGGCGCCGGCTACCACGTGGTGCAGCTGTCCTCGCCGACCAGCTACGACTTCATGAGTTCTGCCTCACGCAGCGCTACACCGGGTATCTCCCGCGACGATGCGGAAGACCTGTACCGGGTGATGATGGCGGTGCGCGCCCAGCATCCCAAGCTCGAAGTCAGCGACTACCACCTCACCGGCTACAGCCTGGGCGGGCTGCAGGCGGCCTTCGTCAGCGAGCTGGACGAGCGCATGCGCAGCTTCAACTTCAAGCGCGTGCTGCTGCTCAACCCACCGGTCAACCTGTACACCTCGGTGAGCAATCTCGATCGCCTGGTCCAGACCCGTGTCGAGGGCATCGACAGCGGCACCACCTATTTCGAGCAGGTGCTGGAGAAACTTGCCCGCTACTTCGAGAAAGAAGGCCGTATCGACCTCAACGACGCCATGCTGCGCGATTTCCTGCAGTCGGACGAACAGTTGAGCAACGAGCAACTGGCCATGCTGATCGGCAGTTCGTTCCGTTTCTCCTCGGCCGATATCGCCTTCACCTCGGACCTGATCAATCGCCGTGGCCTGATCACCCCGCCGCAGTATCCGATCAGCGACCGCACCAGCCTGACCCCCTTCTTCAAGCGCGCCCTGCAGTGCGACTTCGACTGCTACATGGCCGAACAGCTGATTCCCTTCTGGCGCGCCAAAAACGAAGGCGGCAGCCTGCCGCAACTGATCGACCAGGTCAGCCTGTATGCCCTGGAGGACTACCTGAAAAGCAGCAGCAAGGTGGCGGTGATGCACAACGCCGACGACGTCATTCTCGGCCCCGGTGATCTCGGTTTCCTGCGCCGCACCTTCGGCGAACGCCTGACCCTCTACCCGCTCGGCGGGCACTGCGGCAACCTCAATTACCGCGTCAACAGCGACGCCATGCTGGAGTTCTTCCGTGGCTAA
- a CDS encoding LysR substrate-binding domain-containing protein, producing the protein MLKHWPPLNALRGFEAAARLGSFHKAAEELHLTQSAISQQIRSLEGFLEQPLFFRSGRSVSLTDAGHDLLSTTQSLLQQLAVGIRRLEQYRKPNQLVLNTTPAFARHWLLPRLGEFHHLHPEIDLWLFTSDEVPDMATQTIDIAVRDDLTAQAECSFRVLLEDRLYPACHPRLLDTAASERTTLHGEREMDWSHWQVQGGAAIGQHSHGLNFSDPGLLLDAASQGLGIALVSQLLADQARRNGLLQPLVEQSVRGPNWAWLIHRDSENDPLTRSFSSWLAQALQASSTPDRVASTSSSSFG; encoded by the coding sequence ATGCTTAAACACTGGCCACCCCTGAACGCCCTGCGCGGCTTCGAAGCCGCCGCCCGCCTGGGCAGCTTCCACAAGGCGGCCGAGGAACTGCACCTCACTCAGTCGGCGATCAGCCAGCAGATCCGCAGCCTGGAGGGCTTCCTCGAACAGCCGCTGTTCTTCCGCAGCGGGCGTAGCGTCAGCCTGACCGATGCCGGCCATGACCTGCTCAGCACCACCCAGTCGCTGCTGCAGCAACTGGCGGTTGGCATCCGCCGCCTGGAGCAGTACCGCAAGCCCAACCAGTTGGTGCTCAACACCACGCCAGCCTTCGCCCGCCACTGGCTGCTGCCGCGCCTGGGCGAATTCCATCACCTGCACCCGGAGATCGACCTGTGGCTGTTCACCAGCGATGAAGTACCAGACATGGCCACCCAGACCATCGACATTGCCGTGCGCGACGACCTTACGGCGCAGGCCGAATGCAGCTTCCGCGTACTGCTGGAAGACCGCCTCTACCCGGCCTGCCACCCTCGCCTGCTGGACACAGCGGCGAGCGAGCGCACTACCCTGCATGGTGAGCGGGAAATGGACTGGAGCCACTGGCAGGTACAAGGCGGCGCGGCCATCGGTCAGCACAGCCACGGCCTGAACTTCTCCGACCCCGGCCTGTTGCTGGATGCGGCCAGTCAGGGCCTGGGCATTGCCCTGGTCAGCCAGCTGCTGGCTGACCAGGCGCGGCGCAACGGCCTGTTGCAACCCCTGGTGGAACAGAGCGTGCGCGGCCCCAACTGGGCCTGGCTGATCCACCGCGACAGCGAGAACGACCCGCTGACCCGCAGCTTCAGCAGCTGGCTGGCACAGGCCCTGCAGGCCAGCAGCACGCCCGACAGGGTTGCCAGCACGTCTTCCAGCTCGTTCGGGTAG